Proteins from one Microbacterium proteolyticum genomic window:
- the carB gene encoding carbamoyl-phosphate synthase large subunit yields the protein MPKRDDIRSVLVIGSGPIVIGQACEFDYSGTQACRVLREEGVRVILVNSNPATIMTDPDFADATYIEPITPEVIETIIAKEKPDAILPTLGGQTALNAAMALHDRGILVKYGVELIGAKVDAIRKGEDRQIFKELVIESGADVADSVICHSMEDLLAGAEKLGYPLVVRPSFTMGGLGSGFAYDENDLRRIGGAGLHDSPTHEVLLEESILGWKEYELELMRDTHDNTVVVCSIENVDPVGVHTGDSITVAPALTLTDREYQKMRNIGIDIIRAVGVDTGGCNIQFAVDPATGRIIVIEMNPRVSRSSALASKATGFPIAKIAAKLAIGYRLDEIPNDITKVTPASFEPTLDYVVVKVPRFNFEKFPAADTTLTTTMKSVGEAMAIGRNYTTALQKALRSLEKRGSSFHWGEESRSVEELLEISKTPTDGRIVVLQQALRLGATPEQAFDATAMDPWFIDQIVLINEVAEIIRAAGELDADTLRLAKEHGFSDAQIAQIRGLDEAEVRGIRYALDVRPVYKTVDTCAGEFPALTPYHYSSYDWETEVTPSDRTKVVIIGSGPNRIGQGVEFDYSCVHASFALSDAGYETIMVNCNPETVSTDYDTSDRLYFEPLTLEDVLEVLHAESRSGEILGVVCQLGGQTPLGLAKGIEAAGYTILGTSPEAIDLAEERELFSRLLDDAGLVAPRNGTAIDVEGAVTVAEEIGYPVLVRPSFVLGGRGMEIVYSTEALRDYFVRVADQAIIGPGLPLLVDRFLDDAIELDVDALYDGTDLYIGGVMEHLEEAGIHSGDSSCTLPPVSLGRTEVDRVREATLAIAQGVGVRGLLNVQFAISAGVLYVIEANPRASRTVPFVSKALGIPLAKAASRIMAGSTVAELIAEGLLPESDGSRVPLDAPVAVKEAVLPFKRFRTADGRTVDSVLGPEMRSTGEVMGIDRDFPTAFAKSQEAAYGGMPTSGTVFISVADADKRAVILPAHRLQELGFELMATEGTAEILARNGIRVQVVEKYSETQGSGQQNVVDLINDGKIDMIVNTPSGGTARADGYEIRAAAVAADKALFTTMAVLGAAVSALGAMKDGFEVRSLQEYAVDRAGRL from the coding sequence ATGCCTAAGCGCGACGACATCCGCTCCGTCCTCGTCATCGGCTCCGGCCCGATCGTCATCGGTCAGGCCTGCGAGTTCGACTACTCCGGCACCCAGGCGTGCCGCGTCCTCCGCGAGGAGGGCGTGCGCGTGATCCTCGTCAACTCCAACCCGGCGACGATCATGACCGACCCCGACTTCGCCGACGCGACGTACATCGAGCCGATCACCCCCGAGGTGATCGAGACGATCATCGCGAAGGAGAAGCCGGATGCCATCCTCCCCACGCTCGGCGGCCAGACGGCGCTGAACGCGGCCATGGCCCTCCACGACCGCGGCATCCTGGTCAAGTACGGGGTGGAGCTCATCGGCGCGAAGGTCGACGCCATCCGCAAGGGCGAGGACCGCCAGATCTTCAAGGAGCTCGTCATCGAGTCGGGCGCGGACGTCGCCGACTCCGTGATCTGCCACTCGATGGAGGATCTGCTCGCCGGCGCCGAGAAGCTCGGCTACCCGCTGGTCGTGCGTCCCTCGTTCACCATGGGCGGCCTCGGATCGGGCTTCGCGTACGACGAGAACGACCTCCGCCGCATCGGCGGCGCGGGTCTCCACGACTCGCCGACGCACGAGGTCCTGCTCGAGGAGTCGATCCTCGGGTGGAAGGAGTACGAGCTCGAGCTCATGCGCGACACCCACGACAACACCGTGGTGGTCTGCTCGATCGAGAACGTCGACCCCGTGGGTGTGCACACCGGCGACTCGATCACCGTCGCTCCGGCGCTGACCCTCACCGACCGCGAGTACCAGAAGATGCGCAACATCGGCATCGACATCATCCGCGCCGTGGGCGTCGACACCGGTGGCTGCAACATCCAGTTCGCGGTCGACCCGGCCACGGGGCGCATCATCGTCATCGAGATGAACCCGCGCGTGTCGCGTTCGTCGGCGCTCGCGTCGAAGGCCACGGGCTTCCCGATCGCGAAGATCGCCGCGAAGCTCGCGATCGGCTACCGCCTCGACGAGATCCCCAACGACATCACCAAGGTGACCCCGGCGAGCTTCGAGCCCACGCTCGACTACGTCGTGGTGAAGGTGCCGCGGTTCAACTTCGAGAAGTTCCCCGCCGCTGACACGACCCTCACCACCACCATGAAGTCGGTGGGCGAGGCGATGGCGATCGGCCGCAACTACACCACGGCGCTGCAGAAGGCGCTGCGCTCGCTCGAGAAGCGCGGCTCCAGCTTCCACTGGGGCGAGGAGTCGCGGTCGGTCGAGGAGCTCCTCGAGATCTCGAAGACGCCGACCGACGGGCGCATCGTCGTGCTGCAGCAGGCGCTGCGCCTGGGCGCCACGCCCGAGCAGGCGTTCGACGCGACCGCGATGGACCCCTGGTTCATCGACCAGATCGTGCTGATCAACGAGGTCGCCGAGATCATCCGCGCGGCCGGCGAGCTGGATGCCGACACCCTCCGCCTCGCCAAGGAGCACGGCTTCAGCGACGCCCAGATCGCGCAGATCCGCGGGCTCGACGAGGCCGAGGTGCGCGGCATCCGGTATGCGCTGGACGTGCGCCCGGTGTACAAGACGGTCGACACATGCGCGGGGGAGTTCCCGGCGCTCACGCCGTACCACTACTCCAGCTACGACTGGGAGACCGAGGTCACCCCGTCCGACCGCACCAAGGTCGTCATCATCGGTTCGGGCCCCAACCGCATCGGCCAGGGCGTCGAGTTCGACTACTCGTGCGTGCACGCGTCGTTCGCGCTGTCGGATGCCGGGTACGAGACGATCATGGTCAACTGCAACCCCGAGACCGTGTCGACCGACTACGACACGAGCGACCGCCTGTACTTCGAGCCCCTCACGCTCGAGGACGTGCTCGAGGTGCTCCACGCCGAGAGCCGCTCCGGCGAGATCCTCGGCGTCGTCTGCCAGCTCGGCGGACAGACGCCGCTGGGCCTGGCCAAGGGCATCGAGGCCGCCGGATACACGATCCTCGGCACCAGCCCCGAGGCGATCGATCTCGCCGAGGAGCGCGAGCTGTTCTCGCGCCTGCTCGATGACGCCGGCCTCGTGGCCCCGCGCAACGGCACCGCGATCGACGTCGAGGGCGCGGTCACGGTCGCCGAGGAGATCGGCTACCCGGTGCTGGTGCGCCCGAGCTTCGTGCTCGGCGGCCGCGGCATGGAGATCGTGTACTCGACCGAGGCGCTGCGCGACTACTTCGTCCGCGTCGCCGACCAGGCCATCATCGGCCCCGGGCTCCCGCTCCTGGTCGACCGCTTCCTCGACGACGCGATCGAGCTCGACGTCGACGCGCTGTACGACGGCACCGACCTGTACATCGGCGGGGTCATGGAGCACCTCGAGGAGGCCGGCATCCACTCCGGCGACTCGTCCTGCACCCTCCCGCCGGTGAGCCTCGGACGCACCGAGGTCGACCGCGTCCGCGAGGCCACGCTCGCGATCGCGCAGGGCGTCGGCGTCCGAGGGCTCCTGAACGTGCAGTTCGCGATCTCGGCCGGCGTGCTCTACGTGATCGAGGCGAACCCCCGCGCGAGCCGCACCGTGCCGTTCGTGTCCAAGGCGCTCGGCATCCCGCTGGCCAAGGCAGCCAGCCGCATCATGGCGGGCAGCACCGTCGCCGAGCTGATCGCCGAGGGCCTGCTGCCCGAGAGCGACGGTTCGCGCGTGCCGCTCGATGCGCCCGTGGCCGTCAAGGAGGCCGTGCTGCCGTTCAAGCGGTTCCGCACGGCCGACGGCCGCACCGTGGACTCGGTGCTCGGACCCGAGATGCGCTCGACCGGCGAGGTCATGGGCATCGACCGCGACTTCCCGACGGCGTTCGCGAAGTCGCAGGAGGCCGCGTACGGCGGTATGCCGACCTCGGGCACGGTGTTCATCTCCGTCGCCGATGCCGACAAGCGCGCGGTGATCCTCCCCGCCCACCGCCTGCAGGAGCTCGGCTTCGAGCTCATGGCCACCGAGGGAACGGCCGAGATCCTCGCCCGCAACGGCATCCGCGTCCAGGTCGTCGAGAAGTACTCCGAGACGCAGGGCTCCGGTCAGCAGAACGTGGTCGACCTCATCAACGACGGCAAGATCGACATGATCGTCAACACCCCGAGCGGGGGCACGGCACGCGCCGACGGATACGAGATCCGCGCCGCAGCCGTGGCCGCCGACAAGGCACTGTTCACGACCATGGCCGTGCTCGGCGCCGCCGTGAGCGCCCTCGGCGCGATGAAGGACGGCTTCGAGGTCCGCAGCCTCCAGGAGTACGCCGTCGACCGCGCGGGTCGCCTGTGA
- the carA gene encoding glutamine-hydrolyzing carbamoyl-phosphate synthase small subunit — MTALISPPRLSREPAVLVLEDGTRYPGRAYGARGETFGEVVFATGMTGYQETLTDPSYAGQIVLQTAPHIGNTGVNDEDPESRRIWVAGYIVRDPSRVVSNWRANRSLDDALEDDGIVGISGIDTRALTRRIRSSGSMRGGVFSGDAVNLDEDEQLRRVLAAPGMAGRNLSAEVSVTEVEITPATGERIGNLAVLDLGVKQSTIDNLAARGFDVHVFPQSASIDEIRAIEPVAAFYSNGPGDPAASDQHVELLRAVLDDGLPFFGICFGNQLLGRALGFGTYKLPFGHRGINQPVLDKTTGRVEITSQNHGFAVEAPLDAVVDSPHGYGRVEVSHIGLNDNVVEGLRALDIPAFSVQYHPEAAAGPHDANYLFDRFRDMVLATQETKKNA; from the coding sequence ATGACCGCCCTGATCTCCCCTCCGCGCCTCTCGCGCGAACCCGCCGTCCTGGTGCTGGAAGACGGCACCCGTTACCCCGGCCGCGCCTACGGCGCCCGCGGCGAGACCTTCGGCGAGGTCGTCTTCGCCACCGGCATGACCGGGTACCAGGAGACGCTCACCGACCCGTCCTACGCCGGCCAGATCGTGCTGCAGACCGCTCCGCACATCGGCAACACCGGTGTGAACGACGAAGACCCCGAGTCCCGCCGCATCTGGGTGGCCGGCTACATCGTGCGCGACCCCTCGCGCGTCGTGTCGAACTGGCGCGCCAACCGCTCCCTCGACGACGCGCTCGAAGACGACGGGATCGTCGGCATCTCCGGCATCGACACCCGCGCGCTGACGCGCCGCATCCGTTCCTCCGGCAGCATGCGCGGCGGCGTCTTCTCCGGCGACGCGGTGAACCTCGACGAGGACGAGCAGCTGCGCCGCGTGCTCGCCGCGCCCGGGATGGCCGGCCGGAACCTCTCGGCCGAAGTGTCGGTCACCGAGGTCGAGATCACCCCGGCGACGGGGGAGCGAATCGGCAACCTCGCCGTGCTCGACCTGGGCGTGAAGCAGTCCACGATCGACAACCTGGCCGCGCGCGGGTTCGACGTGCACGTCTTCCCGCAGTCCGCGTCGATCGACGAGATCCGCGCGATCGAGCCGGTCGCGGCGTTCTACTCCAACGGCCCCGGCGACCCGGCCGCGAGCGACCAGCACGTCGAGCTGCTGCGCGCCGTGCTCGACGACGGTCTGCCCTTCTTCGGCATCTGCTTCGGCAACCAGCTGCTGGGCCGCGCCCTCGGCTTCGGTACCTACAAACTGCCGTTCGGTCACCGCGGCATCAACCAGCCGGTGCTCGACAAGACCACGGGTCGCGTCGAGATCACCTCGCAGAACCACGGCTTCGCCGTCGAGGCGCCGCTGGACGCGGTCGTCGACAGCCCCCACGGCTACGGCCGCGTCGAGGTGAGCCACATCGGCCTCAACGACAACGTGGTCGAGGGTCTGCGCGCCCTCGACATCCCGGCGTTCAGCGTGCAGTACCACCCCGAGGCCGCCGCCGGACCCCACGACGCCAACTACCTGTTCGACCGCTTCCGCGACATGGTGCTCGCAACTCAGGAGACGAAGAAGAATGCCTAA